Proteins from a single region of Streptococcus oralis:
- a CDS encoding sensor histidine kinase, producing the protein MKLKNYILVGYLVSTLLTILVVFWAVQRMLIEKSEVYFLVGMTLIASFIGAAVSIFLLSPVFSSLKHLKKQAQDIASKDFSTEIETKGPLEFQELGQAFNDMSHNLQATFQSLDESEQEKRMMIAQLSHDIKTPITSIQVTVEGILDGVIKEEERLHYLATIGRQTERLNKLVEELDVLTLNTQPQDTADEEVEEVFLDQLLIESMSEFQLQIEQEERDVYIQVSPESAKIKSHSDKLSRILVNLLNNAFKYSEPGTRIEVLAQLTEQELTISVKDEGQGILPEDLEKIFKRLYRVETSRNMKTGGHGLGLAIARELAHQLGGEITAESQYGLGSKFTFSLNLK; encoded by the coding sequence ATGAAATTAAAAAACTATATTTTAGTGGGGTATCTAGTGTCGACTCTACTAACGATTTTGGTCGTTTTCTGGGCAGTCCAACGAATGTTGATCGAGAAAAGTGAAGTTTACTTTCTAGTTGGAATGACCTTGATTGCTAGTTTCATTGGCGCTGCAGTGAGCATCTTTCTCTTGTCGCCTGTGTTCTCTTCTCTGAAACATTTGAAAAAACAAGCTCAGGATATAGCAAGCAAGGATTTCAGCACAGAAATCGAAACCAAGGGCCCATTAGAATTTCAAGAGCTGGGCCAGGCTTTTAATGACATGTCTCACAATTTGCAAGCTACCTTTCAATCACTTGATGAGAGCGAGCAAGAAAAGAGAATGATGATTGCGCAGCTCTCTCACGATATTAAAACTCCCATTACCTCCATTCAGGTTACTGTAGAGGGAATTCTAGATGGAGTGATTAAGGAAGAGGAGCGGCTCCACTACTTAGCCACGATTGGTCGGCAAACTGAGCGTCTAAATAAGCTAGTGGAGGAATTGGATGTTTTGACTCTTAACACACAACCTCAAGATACTGCTGATGAAGAAGTCGAAGAGGTCTTTTTAGATCAATTGCTAATTGAGTCAATGAGTGAATTTCAACTCCAGATTGAACAAGAGGAGCGGGATGTTTACATTCAAGTGTCACCTGAGTCAGCGAAAATCAAGAGCCATTCTGACAAACTTTCTCGCATTCTGGTCAATTTGTTAAACAATGCCTTTAAATATTCAGAACCAGGAACCAGAATCGAGGTTCTTGCCCAATTAACAGAACAAGAGCTGACAATCAGTGTGAAAGACGAGGGTCAGGGGATCCTTCCTGAAGATTTGGAAAAGATCTTTAAACGACTTTATCGTGTAGAAACTTCGCGTAATATGAAGACAGGTGGACATGGCTTAGGTCTTGCGATCGCACGCGAACTAGCCCATCAGCTTGGTGGCGAAATCACAGCAGAAAGTCAATATGGCTTAGGAAGCAAGTTTACATTCAGTCTTAATTTGAAATAA
- a CDS encoding response regulator transcription factor gives MKKTILLVDDEIDILDIQNRYLIQAGYDVLVAHDGKEGLELFRKKSIDLIITDIMMPNMDGYDFISEVQYIAPDQPFLFTTAKTSEQDKIYGLSLGADDFIVKPFSPRELVLRVNNILRRLSRGGETEQIEFGDLVINHVTHEVRIGEQPLELTVKSFELLWILASNPERVFSKTELYEKVWQEDYVDDTNTLNVHIHALRQELTKYTNSNAPAIKTVWGLGYKMERPRGRK, from the coding sequence ATGAAAAAGACAATTTTGCTGGTTGATGATGAGATAGATATTTTAGATATTCAAAACCGCTATCTTATACAGGCAGGTTACGATGTTTTGGTCGCCCATGATGGTAAGGAGGGATTAGAACTTTTCAGAAAAAAATCTATCGACCTCATTATCACAGATATTATGATGCCCAATATGGATGGTTATGATTTTATCAGTGAAGTTCAGTATATCGCTCCGGATCAACCCTTCCTCTTTACAACTGCTAAGACAAGCGAACAGGATAAGATTTATGGATTAAGTTTGGGGGCAGATGATTTTATAGTCAAACCCTTTAGCCCACGCGAATTGGTTTTAAGAGTGAATAATATCTTGCGTCGCCTTAGCCGTGGAGGAGAGACAGAACAGATCGAGTTTGGTGACTTGGTAATCAACCATGTGACTCATGAAGTTCGCATTGGGGAGCAACCTTTGGAATTGACAGTAAAATCCTTTGAACTTCTATGGATATTAGCCAGCAATCCCGAGAGAGTCTTTTCAAAGACGGAACTTTACGAGAAGGTATGGCAAGAGGACTATGTGGATGATACCAATACACTCAATGTTCATATCCATGCTTTGAGGCAAGAGTTGACCAAGTATACGAATTCCAATGCTCCTGCTATCAAAACTGTCTGGGGTTTGGGCTATAAGATGGAAAGACCAAGAGGTAGAAAATGA